The nucleotide sequence TCAGCGCGTGAAGGAGCCGTCCGCGGGCGAGAGCAGCGCCTCCTCGACCAGCGAGTCGAGGCCACGCCGGACCCGCTCGGAGGCCGCCTGGCTCGACACGTCGAGTTCGTCGGCCAGCTCCGCGAGCGATGCCTGCCGGGGGACGTCGAAGTACCCGCGCCTCGCGGCCACCGCCAGCGTCCGCCGCTGTGGCTCGGTCAACCGGAACCGGGCAGCCCGCGGCGACCCCTCACACTCGTAGAGGGCCTCGACGGACCCGGCGACGCCGGCGGCCTCGCACCGCTCCCGGAACGCCGCCGCGGCGTCACGGTCCGGGAACTGCAGCCGCAGCGCCCAGACGCCCGTTCCGGCTCGCCCGGAGACGAACACCCCCTCGTGTTCGACCGCAGCGCGGTAGACGTCCGTGCCGTCGAAGGCCCGGCCGTACCGGACGCGGTACAGCGAGCCCCGCTGCCCCGCGGCCACCTCCGTCGTGGTCCGGGTGACCTCCCGCTCGACCAGCGGGTCCCGGACGTCGGTCCCGGCCCCGCCGAGCCACAGCGCCGCACAGAGCGGGACCTCCCCCGTCGAGTCGAGCGAGGAGATGTCGGCCGCCTCCGCCGACGCCGCGTCGAGTGCCGGGCCGAGCACGCCCGTCTCGAACTGAAACTCCGCGATCATGTCTCGGACGTAACACAGCCAGATGTTAAGTACTGACGGCGCACGGGTCCGCGACTCGGCGGCGTCCGGAGACCCGTTGGAGGGAAAACCCGGCTCAGGAAGGTGTCAGAGGCACGGTCGGACGGGACTCCCCCAACGCGTCACACGGTGTTCGACGCGCGGACACATAGCCGTATTGCCTGATATGTCATGCAACGATCCCGCGGTCACAGCCCCTCGCCCTGGTAGCTGCCGTCGTAGGTGTCCTCGTGGTCAGCGCGGGCGAGCACCAGCTGTGCGACGCGGGCCCCGGCCTCGAGTTCGACGGTGTGGTACACCTCGAGCAACCCCTCGCCGCGCCCCTCGTAGCCGGCGTCCCAGACGGCGGTGTCGAGCATACAGGAGTTGCGCAGCAGCGACGAGCGGGGGTAGATGAAGCCGACGTGGCCTTCCGGGATCCGGACGCGGTCGGCGTACCGGAGGACGTAGCCGCCGGGGTCGAGGCGGTAGACCGCCGGGTCGTCTTCGACCGGCTCGCACTCCCGCCGGTCACCGACTGTTTTGCCCTCGCGGCCGACCCGGCCGGGCTCGACCTGCTCGAAGACGGCCCCGAGCGTGAGGTCGACGCCGTTGGGCTGGACCTGCTCCTGGCGGACGCCCCCGAGCTGGTCGGCGACGAACTGGCCGCTCCTGAACATATCCTCCCCTGTCGGAGCCGGGAAAAAACGCTGCCGGTCGCCCCCAGTTCTCCACGGCCGTCCGGGCTCGCCCTCCAACACACATGATTTATATCCGCGGATAGTCGAAGTTCGGACGCTATGGGACAGACGCTCACCGAGAAGATCCTCGACGACCACCTCGTCGAGGGCGAACTCGAGCCCGGCGAGGAGATCGGGATCGAGATCGACCAGGTTCTCACCCAGGACACGACGGGGACGCTCGTCTGGCTGCAGTTCGAGGCGCTCGGCCTCGAGGAAGTCCAGACGGAACTGGCGGCCCAGTACTGCGACCACCAGACATACCAGTTCGACTTCAAGAACACCGACGACCACCGCTTCCTGCGCTCTGCGGCCGGTACCTTTGGCGCCTACTTCTCGCGTCCCGGCAACGGCATCTGCCACAACGTCCACCGCGAGAACTTCGCCGCCCCGGGCAAGACGATGCTCGGCTCGGACTCGCACACCCCGACGCCCGGCGGGCTCGGCGAGCTCGCCATCGGCTCCGGCGGGCTGGACGTCGCCGTCGCGATGGGCGGTGGCGCCTACTACATCGACATGCCCGAGGTCACCAACGTCCGGCTCGAGGGCGAGCTGCCCGAGTGGGCCACCGCGAAGGACATCATCCTCGAGATGCTCCGTCGCCTCTCCGTGAAGGGCGGCGTCGGCAAGATCTTCGAGTACACCGGCCCCGGTGTCGAGACGCTGTCGGCGCCCGAGCGGATGACCATCACCAACATGGGGACGGAGCTCGGCGCGACCTCGAGCATCTTCCCGACCGACGAGCGCACCAAGGAGTACCTCGAGAAGGTCGGCCGCGCCGACGAGTTCGAGGAGCTCCAGCCCGACGAGGACGCCGAGTACCACGACGAGATCACCATCGACCTCTCGGAGATCGAGCCGCTGATCGCGACGCCGTCGATGCCCGACAACGTCGTCCCCGTCCGCGAGGTCGCGGGCGAGGACGTCGACCAGGTCATCATCGGCTCCTGTACCAACGGCGGCTACGAGGACATCCTGCCCGCGGCGAAGATGCTCGAAGGCCGCTCGATCAAACGGGACACCGAGATGATCGTCGCGCCCGGCTCGAAGAAGGCCAGCGAGATGCTCGCCCGCCAGGGCTGGACCGCGGAGATGATGGCCGCCGGCGTCAACTACTCCGAGTCGACCTGTGGTGCCTGCATCGGCATCGGCCACGTCCCCGGCTCCGATTCGGTGAGCCTGCGCACGTTCAACCGCAACTTCGAGGGTCGCTCCGGCATCGAGGACGACAACGTCTACCTGTGCTCGCCGGAGGTCGCCACCGCCGCGGCTATCGCCGGGGAGATCGTCGACCCGCGCGACCTGGCCGACGAGCTGGGCGACCTCGAGGACCCCGGCTTCGAGCTGCCCGAGGAGTACGAGGGCGCCGAGAACGACATCATCACGCCGGACGACCCGGTCGACGACGACCTCGTCAAGGGCCCCAACATCGGCGACGTGCCGCTGAAGGACCCGCTCGACGCCCACCTGCAAGGGCCGGCGCTGCTGAAGATGGAAGACAACATCACGACCGACCACATCATCCCCGCGACACAGGACATCCTGATGTACCGGTCGAACATCCCGAAGCTGTCGGAGTTCACCCTCTCGCGGGTCGACGACAGCTTCGCCGAGCGCGCCCTGGAGTCCGACGGCGGCTTCCTCGTCGCCGGCGAGAACTACGGCCAGGGCTCCTCGCGTGAGCACGCCGCCCTCTGTCCCATGTACCTGGGCATCGAGGGCGTGCTCGCCCAGAGCTTCGCCCGCATCCACAAGGCGAACCTCTTCAACTTCGGCCTGCTCCCCCTGGAGATCGACGAGGAGACCTACGAGCAGATCGACCAGGGCGACGACATCGAGATCGTCGACGATGTCTCCGAAGCTGTGCGGTCGGGCCAGGAGGAGTTCACCATCCGCGTCAACGACGACTGGGAGGCGACGGGCATGCTCGACGCCTCCGCCCGCGAACGCGAGATCCTCGCGGACGGCGGCAAGCTGACCCACGTCAAGCAGCAACACGACGAGAGCGGCGCCCCGGCCGACGACTGACCGCCCGCCGTTTCGACCGAACCGACGCGAATTTTTCGGCCGGCCGACCACCACCCGCACGGTAGACGCGTCCCTCGAACCGGTCGCCACCGGCCGGGAGGTCCGGTGTGTGGGGGCCTGTCACTGTCACGCACCCGCATCGCTGCAGGAAGACGGGCGCCGTCCGTGGCAATCACAGAAGATACTTATGACAGTTCCGAGACGAGTAACGCATGGAAGAGCCCTCCAGGCGAACCTTCCTGAGCGGGAGCTTCGCCACGATAGCCGGTCTGACGTACGGTCTCCGCGGCAGCGCCGCCGACCGTTCACGGGCGGTACGGGTCGACCCCGAGGACCTCCCCAAGGACGCCGTCGCCGACCTCGACGGTATCTTCGACCTCGTCCCCGCCGGGTCCGCGGTCGACCGGGAGTACCAGGTCGTGGCTCTCGCGGACGCCTCCGGGGTCGAGA is from Salinirussus salinus and encodes:
- a CDS encoding deoxyuridine 5'-triphosphate nucleotidohydrolase, whose amino-acid sequence is MFRSGQFVADQLGGVRQEQVQPNGVDLTLGAVFEQVEPGRVGREGKTVGDRRECEPVEDDPAVYRLDPGGYVLRYADRVRIPEGHVGFIYPRSSLLRNSCMLDTAVWDAGYEGRGEGLLEVYHTVELEAGARVAQLVLARADHEDTYDGSYQGEGL
- a CDS encoding aconitate hydratase, whose product is MGQTLTEKILDDHLVEGELEPGEEIGIEIDQVLTQDTTGTLVWLQFEALGLEEVQTELAAQYCDHQTYQFDFKNTDDHRFLRSAAGTFGAYFSRPGNGICHNVHRENFAAPGKTMLGSDSHTPTPGGLGELAIGSGGLDVAVAMGGGAYYIDMPEVTNVRLEGELPEWATAKDIILEMLRRLSVKGGVGKIFEYTGPGVETLSAPERMTITNMGTELGATSSIFPTDERTKEYLEKVGRADEFEELQPDEDAEYHDEITIDLSEIEPLIATPSMPDNVVPVREVAGEDVDQVIIGSCTNGGYEDILPAAKMLEGRSIKRDTEMIVAPGSKKASEMLARQGWTAEMMAAGVNYSESTCGACIGIGHVPGSDSVSLRTFNRNFEGRSGIEDDNVYLCSPEVATAAAIAGEIVDPRDLADELGDLEDPGFELPEEYEGAENDIITPDDPVDDDLVKGPNIGDVPLKDPLDAHLQGPALLKMEDNITTDHIIPATQDILMYRSNIPKLSEFTLSRVDDSFAERALESDGGFLVAGENYGQGSSREHAALCPMYLGIEGVLAQSFARIHKANLFNFGLLPLEIDEETYEQIDQGDDIEIVDDVSEAVRSGQEEFTIRVNDDWEATGMLDASAREREILADGGKLTHVKQQHDESGAPADD
- a CDS encoding helix-turn-helix domain-containing protein, with protein sequence MIAEFQFETGVLGPALDAASAEAADISSLDSTGEVPLCAALWLGGAGTDVRDPLVEREVTRTTTEVAAGQRGSLYRVRYGRAFDGTDVYRAAVEHEGVFVSGRAGTGVWALRLQFPDRDAAAAFRERCEAAGVAGSVEALYECEGSPRAARFRLTEPQRRTLAVAARRGYFDVPRQASLAELADELDVSSQAASERVRRGLDSLVEEALLSPADGSFTR